In Escherichia ruysiae, a genomic segment contains:
- the yidX gene encoding YidX family protein has product MNLNFKGFFKAAGLFPLALMLSGCISYALVSHTAKGTSGKYQSQSDTITGLSQAKDSNGTKGYVFVGESLDYLITDGTDDIVKMLNDPALNRHNIQVADDARFVLNAGKKKFTGTISLYYYWNNEEEKALATHYDFACGVQHCTRSLENLKGTIHEKNKNMDYSKVMAFYHPFKVRFYEYYSPRGIPDGVSAALLPVTVTLDIITAPLQFLVVYAVNQ; this is encoded by the coding sequence ATGAATTTGAATTTTAAGGGATTTTTTAAGGCTGCCGGTTTATTCCCACTGGCGCTGATGCTTTCGGGCTGTATCTCGTATGCCCTGGTTTCCCATACCGCAAAAGGTACTTCAGGAAAGTATCAATCGCAGTCAGACACCATCACGGGGCTATCGCAGGCAAAGGATAGTAATGGAACAAAAGGCTATGTTTTTGTAGGGGAATCGCTGGATTACCTTATCACTGATGGTACCGATGACATCGTTAAGATGCTCAATGATCCAGCACTTAACCGGCACAATATTCAGGTTGCTGATGACGCAAGATTTGTTTTAAATGCGGGGAAAAAGAAATTTACCGGCACAATATCGCTTTACTACTACTGGAATAACGAAGAAGAAAAGGCACTGGCAACGCATTATGATTTTGCCTGTGGTGTTCAACACTGTACCAGGTCACTGGAAAACCTAAAAGGCACAATCCATGAGAAAAATAAAAACATGGATTACTCAAAGGTGATGGCGTTCTACCATCCATTTAAAGTGCGATTTTATGAATACTATTCACCCAGAGGCATTCCGGATGGTGTTTCCGCAGCATTACTGCCAGTGACTGTTACGCTGGACATCATTACTGCACCGCTGCAATTTCTGGTTGTATATGCAGTAAACCAATAA
- a CDS encoding sulfatase-like hydrolase/transferase has translation MKRPNFLFIMTDTQATNMVGCYSGKPLNTKNIDSLAAEGIRFNSAYTCSPVCTPARAGLFTGIYANQSGPWTNNVAPGKNISTMGRYFKDAGYHTCYIGKWHLDGHDYFGTGECPPEWDADYWFDGANYLSELTEKEISLWRNGLNSVEDLQANHIDETFTWAHRISNRAVDFLQQPARAEEPFLMVVSYDEPHHPFTCPVEYLEKYADFYYELGEKSQDDLANKPEHHRLWSQAMPSPVGDDGLYHHPLYFACNDFVDDQIGRVINALTPEQRENTWVIYTSDHGEMMGAHKLISKGAAMYDDITRIPLIIRSPQGESRQVDMPVSHIDLLPTMMALADIEKPDILPGENILTAKEPRGVMVEFNRYEIEHDSFGGFIPVRCWVTDDFKLVLNLFTSDELYDRRNDPNEMHNLIDDIRFADVRSKMHDALLGYMDKIRDPFRSYQWSLRPWRKDAQPRWMGAFRPRPQDGYSPVVRDYDTGLPTQGVKVEDKKQKF, from the coding sequence ATGAAACGCCCCAATTTTCTGTTCATCATGACCGATACCCAGGCCACCAATATGGTCGGTTGCTATAGTGGTAAGCCGCTGAATACGAAAAATATTGATAGCCTGGCGGCGGAGGGGATTCGCTTTAACTCCGCCTACACCTGTTCGCCGGTTTGTACACCTGCGCGCGCCGGACTGTTTACTGGCATCTACGCTAACCAGTCCGGGCCGTGGACCAACAACGTCGCGCCGGGCAAAAACATCTCCACCATGGGGCGCTACTTTAAGGATGCTGGCTATCACACTTGTTATATCGGCAAATGGCATCTCGACGGTCATGATTATTTCGGCACTGGCGAATGTCCGCCGGAGTGGGACGCTGATTACTGGTTCGATGGGGCGAACTACCTTAGCGAACTGACGGAAAAAGAGATCAGCCTGTGGCGCAATGGCCTAAACAGCGTTGAGGATTTACAGGCGAACCATATCGACGAAACCTTCACCTGGGCGCACCGCATCAGCAATCGGGCGGTAGATTTTCTGCAACAGCCCGCGCGCGCCGAGGAACCTTTCCTGATGGTGGTTTCGTATGACGAGCCGCATCACCCGTTCACCTGTCCGGTGGAGTATTTAGAGAAATACGCTGATTTTTACTACGAACTTGGCGAGAAATCACAGGATGACCTGGCGAACAAACCGGAACATCACCGCTTATGGTCGCAGGCGATGCCCTCGCCAGTCGGTGATGACGGGCTTTATCACCATCCGCTCTATTTTGCCTGCAATGACTTTGTTGATGACCAAATCGGACGAGTCATCAATGCCTTAACGCCAGAACAACGTGAAAATACGTGGGTCATTTATACCTCCGATCACGGTGAAATGATGGGCGCACATAAGCTCATTAGCAAAGGTGCGGCGATGTATGACGACATTACTCGCATCCCGCTGATTATCCGCTCGCCACAAGGAGAGTCGCGACAGGTTGATATGCCAGTCAGCCATATTGATTTACTACCGACAATGATGGCGCTGGCGGATATTGAAAAACCTGACATATTGCCAGGGGAAAATATCCTCACAGCGAAAGAGCCACGCGGCGTGATGGTGGAATTTAACCGCTACGAGATTGAGCATGACAGCTTTGGCGGCTTTATTCCGGTGCGTTGCTGGGTGACGGATGACTTTAAACTGGTGCTCAACCTCTTCACCAGTGATGAACTTTACGATCGCCGTAATGACCCAAATGAAATGCATAACCTGATCGACGATATTCGTTTTGCCGACGTTCGCAGCAAAATGCATGACGCCTTATTGGGTTACATGGACAAAATTCGCGATCCGTTCCGCAGTTACCAATGGAGCCTCCGTCCGTGGCGCAAAGATGCGCAACCGCGCTGGATGGGGGCGTTCCGCCCTCGCCCACAGGATGGTTATTCTCCAGTGGTACGCGACTATGACACCGGTTTACCGACGCAAGGGGTGAAAGTCGAGGATAAAAAACAGAAGTTCTGA
- the cbrA gene encoding colicin M resistance lipid reductase CbrA produces the protein MEHFDVAIIGLGPAGSALARQLAGKMQVIALDKKHQYGTEGFSKPCGGLLAPDAQRSFIRDGLTLPVDVIANPQIFSVKTVDVAASLTRNYQRSYININRHAFDLWMKSLIPASVEVYHDSLCRKIWREDDKWHVIFRADGWEQHITARYLVGADGANSMVRRHLYPDHQIRKYVAIQQWFAEKHPVPFYSCIFDNAITDCYSWSISKDGYFIFGGAYPMKDGQARFAALKEKMNAFQFQFGKAVKSEKCTVLFPSRWQDFVCGKDNAFLIGEAAGFISASSLEGISYALDSAEILRSVLLKQPEKLNAAYWRATRKLRLKLYGKIVKSRCLTAPALRKWIMRSGVAHIPQLKDYPTRFTSPTSRM, from the coding sequence ATGGAACATTTCGACGTGGCGATTATTGGCCTCGGCCCGGCGGGGTCGGCGTTGGCGCGGCAGTTAGCAGGCAAAATGCAGGTGATCGCGCTGGATAAAAAGCACCAGTACGGTACTGAAGGTTTCAGCAAGCCTTGTGGTGGTCTGCTGGCACCGGACGCGCAGCGTTCTTTTATTCGCGATGGACTGACGCTTCCTGTCGATGTAATCGCCAATCCGCAGATTTTCAGCGTCAAAACCGTCGACGTCGCCGCATCGCTCACGCGTAACTACCAGCGGAGCTATATCAATATTAATCGCCATGCCTTCGACTTGTGGATGAAGTCGCTGATCCCCGCCAGCGTTGAGGTTTACCACGACAGCCTGTGTCGAAAAATCTGGCGTGAGGATGATAAATGGCATGTCATTTTTCGTGCAGACGGCTGGGAGCAGCATATTACCGCCCGTTATCTGGTGGGTGCCGATGGCGCAAACTCGATGGTGCGGCGACATCTTTATCCGGATCATCAGATTCGTAAATATGTCGCTATCCAGCAGTGGTTCGCAGAGAAGCATCCGGTGCCGTTCTACTCCTGCATCTTTGATAATGCGATAACGGACTGTTATTCATGGAGTATCAGCAAAGACGGTTATTTTATCTTTGGCGGTGCCTATCCGATGAAAGACGGTCAGGCGCGTTTCGCGGCGCTGAAAGAGAAAATGAACGCCTTTCAGTTCCAGTTTGGCAAAGCGGTGAAAAGTGAAAAATGCACGGTGCTGTTTCCCTCACGCTGGCAGGATTTTGTCTGCGGTAAGGACAACGCCTTTCTGATTGGTGAAGCGGCGGGATTTATCAGCGCCAGTTCTCTGGAAGGGATTAGCTATGCGCTGGACAGTGCGGAAATACTGCGTTCTGTGTTACTGAAGCAGCCAGAGAAGCTCAATGCCGCTTACTGGCGCGCCACCCGCAAATTGCGTTTAAAACTCTACGGCAAGATAGTAAAAAGCCGATGCTTGACTGCACCTGCCTTAAGAAAGTGGATTATGCGCAGTGGTGTGGCGCATATTCCACAGTTGAAAGATTATCCAACGCGCTTCACATCGCCCACCAGCAGGATGTAA
- a CDS encoding helix-turn-helix transcriptional regulator: MNGKLQSSDVKNDTPYNIPLLINENVISSGISLISLWHTYADEHYRVIWPRDKKKPLIANSWVAVYTVQGCGKILLKNGEQITLHGNCIIFLKPMDIHSYHCEGLVWEQYWMEFTPTSMMDIPVGQQSIIYNGEFYNQELTEVAELITSPETIKNNLAVAFLTKIIYQWICLMYADGKKDPQRRQIEKLIATLHASLQQRWSVADMAATIPCSETWLRRLFLRYTGKTPKEYYLDARLDLALSLLKQEGNSVGEVADTLNFFDSFHFSKAFKHKFGYAPSAVLKNTNQSQPKW, from the coding sequence ATGAATGGAAAATTGCAAAGTTCGGATGTAAAAAACGATACTCCATACAATATTCCCTTATTGATTAACGAAAATGTGATCTCCAGCGGAATTTCTCTAATCTCACTCTGGCACACCTATGCCGATGAGCATTACCGCGTAATCTGGCCGCGAGACAAGAAGAAACCGCTTATCGCCAACTCCTGGGTGGCGGTGTATACCGTGCAAGGATGTGGAAAAATTCTTTTAAAGAATGGTGAGCAAATAACACTGCATGGCAACTGTATTATATTTTTAAAGCCGATGGATATTCACTCTTATCACTGTGAAGGTTTAGTCTGGGAACAGTACTGGATGGAATTTACCCCCACCAGCATGATGGATATTCCCGTCGGCCAGCAGAGCATTATTTATAATGGCGAATTTTATAATCAGGAACTCACCGAAGTTGCTGAGTTAATTACTTCACCAGAAACAATAAAAAATAATCTGGCGGTCGCTTTTCTGACGAAAATTATTTATCAGTGGATTTGTCTTATGTACGCGGACGGCAAAAAAGATCCGCAACGGCGGCAAATTGAAAAATTAATTGCCACTTTACATGCCAGCCTGCAACAACGCTGGAGTGTTGCCGATATGGCCGCCACCATCCCCTGTAGCGAGACCTGGTTGCGTCGCCTGTTTTTACGTTACACCGGTAAGACACCGAAAGAATATTACCTTGATGCGCGTCTGGATCTGGCGCTCTCACTCTTAAAGCAAGAAGGGAACTCGGTTGGCGAAGTCGCTGATACACTCAACTTCTTCGACTCCTTTCATTTTAGCAAAGCCTTTAAGCATAAATTTGGTTATGCACCGTCAGCCGTACTGAAGAATACAAACCAGTCACAACCAAAATGGTGA
- the ibpA gene encoding small heat shock chaperone IbpA: MRNFDLSPLYRSAIGFDRLFNHLENNQSQSNGGYPPYNVELVDENHYRIAIAVAGFAESELEITAQDNLLVVKGAHADEQKERTYLYQGIAERNFERKFQLAENIHVRGANLVNGLLYIDLERVIPEAKKPRRIEIN; this comes from the coding sequence ATGCGTAACTTTGATTTATCCCCGCTTTACCGTTCTGCTATTGGATTTGACCGTTTGTTTAACCACTTAGAAAACAACCAGAGCCAGAGTAATGGTGGCTACCCTCCGTATAACGTTGAGCTGGTAGACGAAAACCATTACCGCATTGCTATCGCTGTCGCGGGGTTTGCTGAGAGTGAACTGGAAATTACCGCCCAGGACAATCTGTTGGTGGTGAAAGGTGCCCATGCTGACGAACAAAAAGAGCGCACCTATCTGTACCAGGGCATCGCAGAACGCAACTTCGAACGCAAATTCCAGTTAGCTGAGAACATTCATGTTCGTGGCGCTAACCTGGTGAATGGTTTGCTGTATATCGATCTTGAACGCGTGATTCCGGAAGCGAAAAAACCGCGCCGTATCGAAATCAACTAA
- the ibpB gene encoding small heat shock chaperone IbpB, with the protein MRNFDLSPLMRQWIGFDKLANALQNAGESQSFPPYNIEKSDDNHYRITLALAGFRQEDLEIQLEGTRLSVKGTPEQPKEEKKWLHQGLMNQPFSLSFTLAENMEVSGATFVNGLLHIDLIRNEPEPIAAQRIAISERPALNS; encoded by the coding sequence ATGCGTAACTTCGATTTATCCCCACTGATGCGTCAATGGATCGGTTTTGACAAACTGGCTAACGCATTGCAAAACGCCGGTGAAAGCCAGAGCTTCCCGCCGTACAACATTGAGAAAAGCGACGATAACCACTACCGCATTACCCTGGCGTTGGCTGGTTTCCGTCAGGAAGATTTAGAGATTCAACTGGAAGGTACGCGCCTGAGCGTAAAAGGCACGCCTGAGCAGCCAAAAGAAGAGAAAAAATGGTTGCATCAAGGGCTTATGAATCAGCCATTTAGTCTGAGCTTTACGCTGGCTGAAAATATGGAAGTCTCTGGCGCAACCTTCGTTAATGGTTTGCTGCATATTGATTTAATTCGTAATGAGCCTGAACCCATCGCTGCGCAGCGTATCGCTATCAGCGAACGTCCCGCGTTAAATAGCTAA
- a CDS encoding DUF3748 domain-containing protein, which produces MKQLTNASRNHLLTNTNTWTPDSQWLVFDVRPSGASFTGETIERVNIHTGEVEVIYRASQGAHVGVVTVHPKSEKYVFIHGPENPDETWHYDFHHRRGVIVESGKVSNLDAMDITVPYTPGALRGGSHVHVFSPNGEMVSFTYNDHVMHELDSALDLRNVGVAVPFGPVNVQKQHPREYSGSHWCVLVSKTTPAPQPGSDEINRAYEEGWVGNHALAFIGDTLSPKGEKVPELFIVELPQDENGWKAAGDAPLSGTESTLPAPPRGVVQRRLTFTHHRAYPGLVNVPRHWVRCNPQGTQIAFLMRDDNGIVQLWLISPQGGEPRQLTHNKTDIQSAFNWHPSGEWLGVVLDNRIACVHAQSGEVEYLTDNHANPPSADAVVFSPDGKWLAWMEAGQLWITETGR; this is translated from the coding sequence ATGAAACAACTCACCAACGCTTCACGAAATCACCTGCTCACCAATACCAATACCTGGACACCCGACAGCCAGTGGCTGGTGTTTGATGTGCGTCCTTCTGGCGCGTCGTTTACCGGCGAGACCATTGAGCGCGTGAATATCCATACCGGCGAGGTCGAGGTTATCTACCGGGCGTCACAGGGCGCACACGTCGGCGTGGTGACCGTTCATCCGAAGTCAGAGAAATATGTCTTCATCCACGGCCCTGAAAATCCTGATGAAACATGGCATTACGATTTCCATCACCGCCGTGGCGTGATTGTTGAAAGTGGAAAGGTGAGTAATCTCGATGCAATGGATATTACCGTTCCGTACACCCCAGGGGCGCTACGTGGCGGCAGCCATGTGCATGTTTTTAGCCCGAACGGTGAAATGGTGAGTTTTACCTATAACGACCATGTAATGCATGAACTCGATTCGGCGCTGGATTTGCGAAACGTCGGGGTTGCCGTACCGTTTGGCCCGGTCAACGTACAAAAGCAGCATCCGCGTGAATACAGCGGTAGCCACTGGTGCGTGCTGGTGAGTAAAACTACGCCCGCGCCGCAGCCTGGCAGTGATGAAATCAATCGCGCTTATGAAGAGGGATGGGTAGGAAATCACGCGCTGGCATTTATTGGCGACACGCTTTCGCCAAAGGGCGAGAAAGTTCCAGAGCTGTTTATTGTTGAGTTGCCGCAAGACGAAAACGGCTGGAAAGCAGCAGGTGATGCGCCGTTAAGCGGAACTGAATCGACCCTGCCCGCGCCGCCGCGTGGCGTCGTGCAGCGACGTTTAACCTTTACACACCATCGGGCTTATCCGGGGTTAGTCAACGTCCCGCGCCACTGGGTGCGCTGTAATCCACAGGGTACGCAAATCGCGTTTTTAATGCGTGATGATAACGGCATTGTGCAACTGTGGCTTATCTCGCCACAGGGAGGCGAGCCGCGCCAGTTAACCCATAACAAAACGGATATCCAGTCTGCATTTAACTGGCATCCATCAGGAGAGTGGCTGGGAGTTGTGCTGGATAACCGCATTGCCTGCGTACATGCGCAAAGCGGTGAAGTTGAGTATTTAACTGATAATCACGCCAACCCACCTTCGGCAGACGCCGTGGTCTTCTCGCCGGACGGTAAATGGCTGGCGTGGATGGAAGCAGGTCAGCTGTGGATCACCGAAACGGGTCGCTAG
- a CDS encoding YceK/YidQ family lipoprotein: MIRNVLLASMICSGMTLLGGCSSVMSHTGGKEGTYPGTRASVTMIGDDTTNWGTKSLAILDMPFTAVMDTLLLPWDAFRKDSSVRSRVEKSEADAQAINAVIPPARMPAN, translated from the coding sequence ATGATAAGAAATGTGTTGTTAGCGTCCATGATATGCAGCGGAATGACATTACTCGGAGGATGCTCCAGCGTAATGTCCCATACCGGAGGTAAGGAGGGAACGTATCCCGGCACCCGCGCCAGTGTCACCATGATTGGCGATGACACAACAAACTGGGGAACCAAATCGCTGGCGATTCTCGATATGCCATTTACCGCAGTCATGGACACACTTTTGCTGCCGTGGGATGCGTTCCGCAAAGACAGTTCGGTGCGCTCGCGCGTGGAAAAAAGCGAAGCCGACGCGCAAGCCATCAATGCCGTTATTCCACCAGCCAGAATGCCAGCGAACTGA
- a CDS encoding putative transporter encodes MSDIALTVSILALVAVVGLFIGNVKFRGIGLGIGGVLFGGIIVGHFVSQAGMTLSSDMLHVIQEFGLILFVYTIGIQVGPGFFASLRVSGLRLNLFAVLIVIIGGLVTAILHKLFDIPLPVVLGIFSGAVTNTPALGAGQQILRDLGTPMEMVDQMGMSYAMAYPFGICGILFTMWMLRVIFRVNVETEAQQHESTRTNGGALIRTINIRVENPNLHNLAIKDVPILNGDKVICSRLKREETLKVPSPDTIIQLGDLLHLVGQPADLHNAQLVIGQEVDTSLSTKGTDLRVERVVVTNENVLGKRIRDLHFKERYDVVISRLNRAGVELVASGDISLQFGDILNLVGRPSAIDAVANVLGNAQQKLQQVQMLPVFIGIGLGVLLGSIPVFVPGFPAALKLGLAGGPLIMALILGRIGSIGKLYWFMPPSANLALRELGIVLFLSVVGLKSGGNFVDTLVNGEGLSWIGYGALITAVPLITVGILARMLAKMNYLSMCGMLAGSMTDPPALAFANNLHPTSGAAALSYATVYPLVMFLRIITPQLLAVLFWSIG; translated from the coding sequence ATGAGTGATATAGCATTAACAGTCAGTATTCTGGCTTTGGTGGCGGTCGTCGGTTTGTTTATCGGCAACGTCAAGTTTCGCGGCATAGGATTAGGCATTGGCGGCGTGCTGTTTGGTGGGATCATCGTCGGCCATTTCGTTTCTCAGGCTGGGATGACATTAAGTAGCGATATGCTGCATGTTATCCAGGAATTTGGCCTGATCCTGTTTGTTTATACCATCGGGATTCAGGTGGGGCCGGGCTTCTTTGCCTCATTGCGCGTCTCCGGGTTACGCCTCAACTTGTTTGCTGTTCTGATAGTCATTATCGGCGGTCTGGTTACCGCAATCTTGCATAAACTTTTCGATATTCCACTGCCTGTGGTGCTGGGGATTTTCTCTGGCGCGGTCACCAATACGCCAGCATTGGGGGCAGGTCAGCAAATCTTACGCGACCTCGGCACACCGATGGAGATGGTCGATCAGATGGGGATGAGTTACGCGATGGCGTATCCATTCGGCATTTGTGGGATTTTGTTCACCATGTGGATGCTGCGGGTTATTTTCCGCGTCAATGTTGAGACTGAGGCCCAGCAGCACGAGTCCACGCGAACCAACGGCGGTGCGCTAATCAGGACGATTAACATCCGTGTTGAAAACCCTAATTTGCATAATTTAGCCATTAAAGATGTGCCAATTCTTAATGGCGATAAAGTTATCTGCTCACGATTGAAACGAGAAGAAACCCTAAAAGTACCTTCGCCAGATACCATTATCCAACTTGGCGATTTGCTGCATCTGGTGGGACAGCCTGCGGATTTGCATAATGCACAGTTGGTGATTGGTCAGGAGGTGGATACTTCGCTATCAACGAAAGGCACCGATTTGCGCGTCGAACGCGTGGTGGTCACCAATGAAAATGTGCTCGGTAAACGTATTCGCGACCTGCACTTTAAAGAACGCTATGACGTTGTTATCTCGCGCCTGAACCGTGCCGGGGTTGAACTGGTCGCCAGTGGCGATATTAGCCTGCAATTTGGCGATATCCTCAACCTGGTGGGGCGGCCTTCTGCTATTGATGCCGTTGCCAATGTATTAGGTAATGCGCAGCAAAAACTGCAACAGGTTCAGATGTTACCGGTGTTTATTGGTATCGGTCTTGGCGTGTTGTTAGGCTCCATTCCCGTGTTTGTGCCTGGATTCCCGGCGGCATTGAAGCTGGGGCTGGCGGGGGGGCCGCTGATTATGGCGCTGATCCTTGGGCGTATTGGCAGTATCGGCAAGCTGTACTGGTTTATGCCACCAAGCGCCAACCTCGCGCTGCGGGAGCTGGGGATCGTACTGTTCCTCTCGGTAGTGGGTCTGAAATCCGGTGGGAATTTTGTCGATACCCTGGTCAATGGCGAAGGACTAAGCTGGATTGGTTATGGTGCCCTGATCACCGCTGTTCCGCTGATTACAGTCGGCATTCTGGCGCGGATGTTAGCCAAAATGAATTATCTCTCGATGTGCGGGATGTTGGCTGGCTCTATGACCGATCCTCCGGCGCTGGCGTTTGCCAATAATCTTCATCCTACCAGCGGTGCGGCGGCGCTCTCTTACGCCACGGTCTATCCGTTAGTCATGTTCCTGCGTATTATCACCCCCCAATTACTGGCGGTGCTCTTCTGGAGTATCGGTTAA
- a CDS encoding solute:sodium symporter family transporter: protein MNSLQILSFVGFTLLVAVITWWKVRKTDTGSQQGYFLAGRSLKAPVIAASLMLTNLSTEQLVGLSGQAYKSGMSVMGWEVTSAVTLLFLALIFLPRYLKRGIATIPDFLEERYDKTTRIIIDFCFLIATGVCFLPIVLYSGALALNSLFHVGESLQLSDGAAIWLLVILLGLAGILYAVIGGLRAMAVADSINGIGLVIGGLMVPVFGLIAMGKGSFLQGIEQLTTVHAEKLNSVGGPTDPLPIGAAFTGLILVNTFYWCTNQGIVQRTLASKSLAEGQKGALLTAVLKMLDPLVLVLPGLIAFHLYQDLPKADMAYPTLVNNVLPVPLVGFFGAVLFGAVISTFNGFLNSASTLFSMGIYRRIINQNAEPQQLVTVGRKFGFFIAIVSVLVAPWIANAPQGLYSWMKQLNGIYNVPLVTIIIMGFFFPRIPALAAKVAMGIGIISYITINYLVKFDFHFLYVLACTFCINVVVMLVIGFIKPRATPFTFKDAFAVDMKPWKNVKIASFGILFAMIGVYAGLAEFGGYGTRWLAMISYFIAAVVIVYLIFDSWRHRHDPAVTFTPDAKDSL from the coding sequence ATGAATTCGTTACAAATCTTGAGTTTTGTCGGTTTTACGCTGCTGGTGGCGGTTATCACCTGGTGGAAAGTTCGTAAAACGGATACCGGATCGCAACAAGGCTATTTTCTTGCAGGGCGATCGCTAAAAGCACCGGTTATTGCCGCTTCGTTAATGTTAACCAACCTTTCCACGGAACAACTGGTCGGCCTTTCCGGGCAAGCCTACAAAAGCGGCATGTCGGTGATGGGTTGGGAAGTCACTTCTGCGGTGACGCTGCTCTTCCTCGCGCTGATCTTTTTGCCACGCTACCTGAAGCGCGGCATTGCTACCATCCCCGATTTCCTTGAGGAGCGTTATGATAAAACTACGCGCATTATCATCGACTTCTGTTTCCTCATTGCCACCGGCGTCTGCTTTCTGCCGATTGTTCTCTACTCCGGCGCGTTGGCGCTCAACAGCCTGTTTCACGTGGGTGAATCGCTACAACTTTCCGATGGCGCGGCTATCTGGTTACTGGTGATTTTGCTCGGTCTGGCGGGGATTCTGTATGCGGTGATTGGTGGGCTGCGCGCAATGGCGGTGGCGGACTCCATCAACGGTATTGGGCTGGTTATCGGCGGTTTGATGGTGCCAGTATTCGGCCTGATCGCGATGGGTAAGGGCAGCTTTTTGCAAGGTATTGAACAACTCACCACCGTTCACGCCGAGAAATTAAACTCAGTAGGCGGCCCGACCGATCCTTTGCCGATAGGTGCCGCATTTACCGGTTTGATTCTGGTAAATACCTTTTACTGGTGTACTAATCAGGGCATCGTGCAACGCACGCTGGCGTCAAAAAGCCTGGCGGAAGGGCAAAAGGGGGCGCTGTTAACGGCGGTGCTGAAAATGCTCGACCCGCTGGTACTGGTGCTGCCAGGGTTGATTGCGTTTCATCTGTATCAGGATCTACCGAAAGCCGACATGGCCTACCCGACGCTGGTCAATAACGTTCTGCCAGTGCCACTGGTGGGTTTCTTCGGCGCGGTGTTATTTGGTGCGGTGATCAGTACCTTCAACGGCTTTCTGAATAGCGCCAGTACGTTATTCAGTATGGGTATTTACCGGCGCATCATTAACCAGAATGCCGAGCCGCAGCAGCTGGTCACCGTCGGGCGCAAATTTGGTTTCTTTATCGCCATCGTTTCGGTGCTGGTCGCGCCGTGGATCGCCAACGCGCCGCAGGGGCTGTATAGCTGGATGAAACAGCTCAACGGTATTTACAACGTGCCGCTGGTTACCATCATCATTATGGGCTTTTTCTTCCCGCGCATTCCGGCGCTGGCGGCAAAAGTGGCGATGGGGATTGGCATAATCAGCTACATCACCATCAACTATCTGGTGAAGTTCGACTTCCATTTCCTCTATGTGCTGGCCTGTACGTTCTGTATCAACGTGGTGGTGATGTTGGTGATCGGTTTCATTAAACCTCGCGCTACGCCATTTACTTTCAAAGATGCATTCGCAGTGGACATGAAGCCGTGGAAAAACGTCAAGATCGCCTCATTTGGCATCCTGTTCGCGATGATTGGCGTCTATGCCGGGCTGGCTGAATTCGGCGGCTACGGTACGCGCTGGTTAGCGATGATCAGTTATTTCATTGCCGCCGTAGTGATTGTCTACCTGATTTTTGACAGCTGGCGGCATCGTCACGACCCAGCCGTAACCTTTACTCCCGACGCGAAGGATAGCCTATGA